In Longimicrobiaceae bacterium, one genomic interval encodes:
- a CDS encoding HNH endonuclease: MDRSGSCWLWTGARCERRGHGVLKVAGRQRPAHREAYRMAKGETPPGAYVLHRCGNILCVRPAHLYTLHDEGDRCRDWRCAYPRTLVCAQPDCPSRGLPVGCVRRDTGECFACWSAGRAA; encoded by the coding sequence GTGGACCGATCCGGCTCCTGCTGGCTGTGGACCGGCGCGCGCTGCGAGCGGCGTGGTCACGGCGTCCTCAAGGTGGCCGGCAGGCAGCGCCCGGCCCATCGCGAAGCCTACCGCATGGCGAAGGGCGAGACCCCGCCCGGCGCCTACGTGCTCCACCGGTGCGGTAACATCCTCTGCGTGAGGCCGGCGCACCTCTACACCCTGCACGACGAGGGCGACCGCTGCCGCGACTGGCGCTGCGCCTACCCGCGCACGCTGGTCTGCGCCCAGCCGGATTGCCCCTCGCGCGGGCTTCCGGTCGGCTGCGTCCGGCGGGACACCGGCGAATGCTTCGCGTGCTGGAGCGCGGGGAGGGCGGCGTGA
- a CDS encoding site-specific integrase, translating to MSTAETRTALRIDLRDPRLPGGRLNILARTDDPDERDARAESLKLLLETERGRAVIARLRARKVSIEAVHRAVRSFDLSSVEAPPDEPAGKAPMPVMLGETVDAWLKHLKGQHRSPETVATYLVIVRGLEAHFGVEREPGGNITKDVPVGSITRSQGEAWLSGPKETTGGKPWMPRTQTVAHSIAAQLWDRAINEDEERSEKHGTPRTIQRNFWRRHGSRKGVRAARIKRTRVEFLRRNEAAKVLWANRGTEYAAWVAVGIYAGLRAGEAANLRLGIDVDLSRMEIHIQNRGGEFAWSTKTDNSQRTIPMHPRLARWIRAHIRLEFAGDLYLFRLRGKDEPLNRSAWRWWTKEAFERGGIRYGRKKDALTAHSLRHTFASWLTMADVHPLKIARLMGDTVEMVLKTYSHLVDEELDRVIRKL from the coding sequence GTGAGCACTGCCGAGACGCGCACGGCGTTGCGAATCGATCTCCGCGACCCGCGCCTGCCCGGCGGGCGGCTGAACATCCTGGCCCGCACGGACGATCCCGACGAGAGAGACGCGCGGGCGGAATCGCTCAAGTTGCTGCTCGAGACTGAGCGCGGCCGTGCGGTGATCGCCCGACTGCGTGCCCGGAAGGTGTCGATCGAGGCCGTCCATCGTGCCGTGCGCTCATTCGACCTGTCCAGCGTCGAGGCTCCACCCGACGAGCCAGCTGGGAAGGCGCCGATGCCGGTGATGCTCGGGGAGACGGTTGACGCCTGGCTCAAGCACCTGAAGGGCCAGCACCGGAGCCCGGAGACGGTCGCCACCTACCTCGTGATCGTCCGGGGACTGGAGGCGCACTTCGGGGTCGAGCGGGAACCGGGCGGCAACATCACGAAGGACGTTCCGGTGGGGTCCATCACGCGCAGCCAGGGCGAGGCGTGGCTGAGTGGACCGAAGGAGACCACGGGCGGGAAGCCCTGGATGCCGCGCACGCAGACCGTGGCGCACTCCATCGCGGCACAGTTGTGGGACCGGGCCATCAACGAGGACGAAGAGCGCAGCGAGAAGCACGGCACGCCGCGGACGATCCAGCGCAATTTCTGGCGCCGGCACGGGAGCCGGAAGGGAGTTCGGGCCGCACGCATCAAGCGCACTCGCGTCGAGTTCCTGCGCCGCAACGAGGCGGCCAAGGTGCTATGGGCGAACCGCGGGACCGAATACGCCGCATGGGTCGCGGTGGGGATCTACGCGGGCCTGCGCGCCGGGGAGGCGGCCAACCTGCGCCTGGGGATCGACGTCGATCTGAGCCGCATGGAGATCCACATCCAGAACCGGGGTGGCGAGTTCGCCTGGAGCACGAAGACGGACAACAGCCAGCGGACGATCCCGATGCACCCGCGGCTCGCTAGGTGGATCCGCGCGCACATCCGGCTGGAGTTCGCGGGCGACCTCTACCTGTTCCGCCTGCGCGGGAAGGACGAGCCGCTGAACCGGAGCGCGTGGCGGTGGTGGACGAAGGAGGCGTTCGAGCGGGGAGGTATCAGGTACGGCCGGAAGAAGGACGCGCTCACCGCGCACTCGCTGCGGCACACGTTCGCGTCCTGGCTCACGATGGCGGACGTGCATCCGCTCAAGATCGCGCGGCTGATGGGGGACACTGTCGAGATGGTGCTGAAGACCTACTCGCACCTCGTAGACGAAGAGCTCGACCGGGTGATTCGGAAGCTATGA
- a CDS encoding YqaJ viral recombinase family protein — translation MRILTMEQGSPEWMNARLGIPTASRFSEIITPATLKPSKSASKYRNQLLAEWLLGYPIDWSNGGSAWTDRGREMEGEARAFYEMQFDVDVVRVGFVLREDGRVGGSPDGLIGTDGGVDFKCPALHTHIGYMLEPDKLAADYRAQVQGYMYLTGRAWWDLFAYSPALPHVRVTVERDAEFQAALGAALDAFVADLDRCREQLMPHREQVRAAA, via the coding sequence ATGAGGATCCTGACGATGGAGCAGGGCTCGCCGGAATGGATGAACGCCCGACTCGGAATACCCACCGCGTCGAGGTTCAGCGAGATCATCACGCCGGCCACGCTGAAGCCGAGCAAATCCGCGTCGAAGTACAGAAACCAACTCCTTGCGGAATGGCTGCTCGGCTACCCGATCGACTGGAGCAACGGCGGCTCGGCGTGGACCGACCGGGGTCGCGAGATGGAGGGAGAGGCCCGCGCATTCTACGAGATGCAATTCGACGTGGACGTGGTCCGCGTCGGGTTCGTGCTGCGCGAAGATGGCCGCGTCGGCGGCTCCCCGGACGGCCTGATCGGCACGGACGGCGGGGTCGATTTCAAGTGCCCCGCCCTGCACACGCACATCGGCTACATGCTCGAGCCTGATAAGCTCGCGGCGGACTACCGGGCACAGGTGCAGGGATACATGTACCTGACGGGCCGCGCGTGGTGGGATCTGTTCGCCTACTCGCCCGCCCTGCCGCATGTGCGCGTGACGGTCGAGCGGGACGCGGAGTTCCAGGCCGCGCTCGGCGCCGCGCTGGATGCCTTTGTCGCGGACCTGGACCGTTGCCGCGAGCAGCTGATGCCGCACCGGGAGCAGGTGCGCGCCGCGGCATGA
- a CDS encoding ERF family protein has protein sequence MATEIIQHNEAALPVADEGGGEPGSVLALIKFGIERDMSVEALERLVALQERITDRNARTAFVEALAAFRQDCPPIAKTRENTQFSVTRNGTRRAGTYAPLEEIDRVARPVAAKHGLTWTWDTRVDDKLMHVSCRVMHVMGHSETTNVSMPFESKAGSSPQQKYGAAQTYGMRYSLIAALGITTADDDEDGNGQYSADTITDRQAADLDALIDEVGVDRVKFLRWLGVKELSDLRAADMGRAVKALESKRSA, from the coding sequence ATGGCTACGGAGATCATTCAGCACAACGAGGCCGCCCTTCCGGTGGCCGACGAGGGTGGCGGTGAGCCGGGCAGCGTGCTCGCGCTCATCAAGTTCGGCATCGAGCGGGACATGTCGGTCGAGGCCCTGGAGCGGCTGGTGGCGCTTCAGGAGCGGATCACCGACCGCAACGCCCGGACGGCATTCGTGGAGGCGCTGGCGGCGTTCCGCCAGGATTGCCCGCCGATCGCCAAGACGCGCGAAAACACTCAGTTCAGCGTCACGCGCAACGGGACAAGGCGGGCCGGCACGTACGCACCCCTGGAGGAGATCGACCGGGTGGCTCGCCCGGTAGCGGCCAAGCATGGGCTGACGTGGACGTGGGACACGCGGGTGGACGACAAGCTGATGCACGTCTCCTGTCGCGTGATGCATGTGATGGGGCACTCGGAGACCACCAACGTCTCCATGCCCTTCGAGTCCAAAGCCGGCAGCAGCCCGCAGCAGAAGTACGGGGCCGCGCAGACTTACGGGATGCGGTACTCGCTGATCGCCGCGCTCGGGATCACGACCGCCGACGACGACGAGGACGGCAACGGTCAGTACAGCGCGGACACGATCACCGACCGGCAGGCGGCAGACCTTGACGCCCTGATCGACGAGGTGGGCGTCGATCGCGTGAAGTTCCTCCGCTGGCTCGGGGTCAAGGAGCTCTCCGACCTGCGCGCCGCCGACATGGGCCGCGCCGTGAAGGCGCTCGAATCGAAGAGGTCCGCATGA